Proteins co-encoded in one Cytophaga hutchinsonii ATCC 33406 genomic window:
- a CDS encoding winged helix-turn-helix transcriptional regulator, with amino-acid sequence MLTREGCPKNVLAIKDALEALEGKWKLLIMLSLSTGTKRFKEISKDINGITDKMLSKELKMLEENKLIKRDVFDTFPPTVEYSITKHGKSIEKVLDALYLWGLEHRKQVMQK; translated from the coding sequence ATGTTAACAAGAGAAGGTTGTCCTAAAAATGTACTTGCTATTAAAGATGCATTGGAAGCACTGGAAGGCAAATGGAAGCTATTGATTATGCTTTCGCTCTCAACCGGAACAAAACGCTTCAAAGAAATCTCCAAAGACATCAATGGCATTACGGATAAAATGCTTTCGAAAGAATTGAAAATGCTGGAAGAAAATAAATTAATCAAAAGAGACGTCTTTGATACCTTTCCTCCTACTGTAGAATACTCTATTACCAAACATGGCAAATCCATCGAGAAAGTTTTAGATGCACTATATCTCTGGGGATTGGAGCACCGCAAACAAGTCATGCAAAAATAA
- the malQ gene encoding 4-alpha-glucanotransferase, whose translation MNINRSSGVILHISSLYNTFGVGDFGPSAYRFADYLATTGIRYWQTLPLNYTDGGRGFSPYSCLSAFAGNPMFISPELLLEDGLLETTDLLEHTFEENIVEFDKVFAYKMSLLNKAFERFEKTEQPDFKSFCKKQAYWLDDFTLFLSLKNFYQGAWWLDWPAEIKNRDTRALNKIKKTLEHSIVKEKFIQYLFFKQLALLRTYVTQKNIQFIGDMPFYVSHDSADVWKHPELFKLFKDGRPAKVAGVPPDMFSETGQLWGMPIFNWSALKKTGYDWWIKRITHTLLMCDIIRLDHFRAFSAYYEISATEHTAANGKWVKAPGNDLFKKIQQIHADMPFIAEDLGEIDQPVWDLMKKFDLPGMKLLQFAFFDDAPTSIHNPHNYVPHCISYTGTHDNNTLQGWWKEEVSDKGKSMISVYFNKTIDESNLNKEFIRKAISSVAVIAVWPMQDMLGLGAEAKMNRPGSLHDNWKWRLHSQAPLTEELAKEIHNQLYLFNRLH comes from the coding sequence ATGAATATCAATCGGAGCAGCGGCGTTATTTTACACATCTCTTCTTTATATAATACATTTGGCGTTGGAGATTTCGGACCTTCAGCATATAGGTTCGCAGATTACTTGGCAACAACGGGTATCCGTTACTGGCAAACACTTCCGTTAAACTATACAGACGGCGGACGCGGCTTTTCACCCTACAGCTGTTTATCAGCATTTGCAGGCAATCCAATGTTTATAAGCCCGGAATTACTGTTAGAAGATGGTTTACTGGAAACAACGGATTTACTGGAACACACCTTTGAGGAAAATATTGTTGAGTTTGACAAAGTATTTGCATATAAAATGTCTTTACTTAACAAAGCATTTGAGCGTTTTGAAAAAACAGAACAACCAGATTTCAAATCCTTCTGCAAAAAGCAGGCTTACTGGCTGGATGATTTCACCCTGTTTCTTTCGCTTAAGAATTTTTATCAAGGTGCCTGGTGGCTGGACTGGCCGGCTGAAATAAAAAACAGAGACACCCGGGCATTAAATAAAATTAAAAAAACACTTGAACATTCCATCGTAAAAGAAAAATTCATTCAGTATCTTTTTTTTAAACAGCTGGCGTTATTACGCACCTATGTAACTCAAAAAAATATACAATTCATAGGTGACATGCCTTTCTATGTAAGCCATGACAGTGCTGATGTATGGAAACATCCTGAATTATTTAAATTATTTAAAGACGGACGTCCTGCTAAAGTAGCGGGTGTGCCGCCGGATATGTTTTCTGAAACAGGCCAATTATGGGGGATGCCGATTTTCAATTGGTCGGCGTTGAAAAAAACGGGATACGACTGGTGGATCAAACGCATTACGCACACCTTACTCATGTGTGATATTATCCGATTAGATCACTTCCGTGCGTTCTCTGCTTACTATGAAATCTCTGCTACCGAACACACTGCCGCAAATGGCAAATGGGTAAAAGCACCGGGCAATGATCTGTTTAAAAAAATTCAGCAGATACATGCCGATATGCCTTTCATTGCAGAAGATTTAGGAGAAATTGATCAGCCGGTATGGGATCTGATGAAAAAATTTGATCTGCCAGGAATGAAACTTCTGCAGTTTGCATTCTTTGATGATGCGCCTACCAGTATTCACAATCCGCATAACTATGTTCCGCATTGCATTTCCTATACGGGCACGCACGACAATAATACGCTACAAGGCTGGTGGAAAGAAGAAGTATCGGATAAAGGCAAGAGTATGATTTCCGTGTATTTCAATAAAACCATAGACGAAAGTAATCTGAACAAAGAATTTATCCGGAAAGCAATTTCTTCCGTGGCAGTGATTGCTGTATGGCCCATGCAGGATATGCTTGGCCTCGGCGCTGAAGCAAAAATGAATCGCCCGGGCAGCCTGCATGATAACTGGAAATGGCGCTTACATTCTCAGGCTCCGTTAACAGAAGAACTGGCAAAAGAAATTCATAACCAGCTGTATTTATTTAACCGCTTACACTAA
- a CDS encoding DNA topoisomerase IB, translating to MTISQTSISVSKLIVPRSKMRKAVKDYQESAKLANLVYVNDKEEGIARKKNNGRFSYYLKDKKISDKKILQRINQLVIPPAWENVWICQNENGHIQVTGVDAKNRKQYRYHPAWSNLRDQTKYCRLRDFSHALPEIRARIKEDLCQRGFPKNKVLAAVVSIMESTSIRVGNSMYEKLYGSYGLSTMKDRHVKIQGQEVQFSFKGKKGVYHKISLKSKKLAHIVSQCKDIPGKELFQYFDEKGNNHSIDSGDVNDYIREISGGDFTSKDFRTWTGTVKCLQAFSNLGHGENNTQVKRLMNEAMDIVAHQLGNTRSVCKKHYIHPGILADYESGKLEKYIKQIQEIEMDCNSDAIITPTEKVLVKILEH from the coding sequence ATGACGATCTCTCAAACATCTATTTCTGTATCTAAACTTATAGTTCCAAGAAGCAAAATGCGTAAAGCTGTGAAGGACTACCAGGAGAGTGCTAAATTAGCAAATCTTGTATATGTAAATGATAAAGAAGAAGGTATTGCACGGAAAAAAAATAATGGAAGATTTTCATATTATTTGAAAGACAAAAAAATATCTGATAAAAAAATATTACAACGCATCAACCAATTGGTTATTCCGCCGGCCTGGGAAAATGTATGGATTTGCCAAAATGAAAACGGACACATTCAGGTAACAGGTGTTGATGCTAAAAACAGAAAGCAATATCGTTATCACCCTGCATGGTCTAATCTGCGCGATCAGACAAAATATTGCAGGCTGCGTGATTTCTCGCATGCGCTTCCTGAAATAAGAGCACGTATAAAAGAAGATCTATGCCAACGTGGGTTTCCTAAAAATAAAGTTCTTGCTGCTGTTGTAAGCATCATGGAGTCTACAAGTATTCGTGTAGGGAATAGCATGTATGAAAAACTATATGGTTCATATGGCTTATCAACAATGAAAGACAGGCATGTTAAAATCCAGGGCCAGGAAGTTCAATTTTCGTTCAAAGGGAAAAAAGGTGTTTACCATAAAATAAGTTTGAAAAGTAAAAAACTGGCACATATTGTCTCTCAATGTAAAGACATTCCCGGTAAGGAATTGTTCCAGTACTTTGATGAAAAGGGAAACAATCATTCCATTGATTCAGGAGATGTAAACGATTACATACGTGAAATATCGGGTGGTGATTTTACAAGCAAAGATTTCCGTACCTGGACCGGAACAGTAAAATGCCTGCAGGCATTTTCAAACCTGGGTCACGGTGAAAATAACACACAAGTAAAAAGGTTGATGAATGAAGCAATGGATATTGTAGCACATCAATTAGGGAATACACGCAGTGTTTGTAAAAAACATTATATTCATCCCGGGATCCTGGCTGATTATGAAAGCGGGAAACTGGAAAAATACATTAAGCAGATTCAGGAAATTGAAATGGATTGTAATTCCGATGCAATCATTACACCGACAGAAAAAGTACTGGTAAAAATTCTTGAACATTAA
- a CDS encoding SDR family oxidoreductase — protein MEDTMDSATEEILREPQQQERPGKETDMKPRPQSENNAPGNNKLKNKIALITGGDSGIGKAVALLFAKEGADVAIVYLNEHADALETQSIINAKYSKQCLLLPGDISNESFCSKVIDQVIETFGRIDILVNNAGIHYECEDLAELVTEKMIATFETNVYSMFWITKYALPHLKAGSSIINSSSVTAYRGSKHLIDYAATKGAIVSFTRSLSSSLVDKGIRVNGVAPGPIWTPLIPSSFEEDRVAKHGLNAPMHRAGEPSEVAPSYLFLASEDASYITGQFLHPNGGEIING, from the coding sequence ATGGAAGATACAATGGATTCAGCAACGGAAGAAATACTTAGAGAACCTCAGCAACAGGAAAGGCCGGGTAAAGAAACGGATATGAAGCCAAGGCCTCAATCTGAAAATAATGCACCGGGCAATAATAAACTGAAAAACAAAATCGCTTTGATTACCGGAGGTGATAGCGGAATTGGTAAAGCTGTTGCATTGCTTTTTGCTAAAGAAGGAGCCGATGTTGCCATTGTATATTTAAATGAACATGCTGATGCGCTTGAAACACAAAGCATAATCAATGCTAAATACAGTAAACAGTGCTTGCTGTTACCGGGCGACATAAGCAACGAATCTTTTTGCAGTAAGGTGATTGATCAGGTGATTGAGACATTCGGACGCATTGATATTCTTGTGAATAATGCTGGTATTCATTACGAATGTGAGGATCTGGCAGAACTGGTTACTGAAAAAATGATCGCAACATTTGAAACCAATGTGTATAGTATGTTCTGGATTACGAAGTATGCATTGCCGCATTTGAAAGCCGGAAGTTCTATCATAAACAGTTCTTCTGTTACGGCATATCGTGGTAGCAAGCATCTGATTGATTATGCAGCAACAAAAGGTGCAATTGTTTCTTTTACACGCAGCTTATCATCGAGTTTAGTAGACAAAGGCATTCGTGTAAATGGCGTCGCACCCGGCCCGATCTGGACACCGTTGATTCCATCTTCTTTTGAAGAGGACAGAGTGGCCAAACACGGATTGAATGCACCCATGCACAGAGCAGGAGAACCTTCGGAAGTTGCACCTTCTTACCTGTTTCTGGCAAGCGAAGACGCTTCTTATATAACAGGACAATTCCTGCATCCAAACGGTGGTGAAATTATTAATGGTTAA
- a CDS encoding DUF6496 domain-containing protein, with protein MAKYSKKAQEYVASAMDRMKKGTLRSGGSGDKVKNSKQAVAIGLSEAREKGAKVPVKKSVAKKSAAKKSTAKKAASKKPAMKKAMAKKAAPKKKVSAKKSVEKKTPMKNQR; from the coding sequence ATGGCAAAGTATTCAAAAAAAGCACAGGAGTATGTAGCAAGCGCAATGGATCGTATGAAAAAAGGTACGTTAAGATCAGGAGGCAGCGGAGATAAAGTGAAGAATTCCAAACAGGCAGTGGCCATTGGTTTATCTGAAGCAAGAGAAAAAGGAGCCAAAGTACCTGTAAAGAAATCAGTAGCTAAAAAATCGGCTGCAAAAAAATCAACGGCTAAGAAAGCTGCTTCGAAAAAGCCTGCTATGAAAAAAGCAATGGCTAAAAAAGCAGCACCGAAGAAAAAAGTTTCTGCTAAAAAGTCTGTGGAGAAAAAGACTCCAATGAAAAATCAGCGATGA
- a CDS encoding pyridoxamine 5'-phosphate oxidase family protein: MNSINKNQPEKNHEDLKNKDSIDKIIELASDQTCFLCTTQGAKGNARPMAVQKVDKQGNIWFLSASDSNQNKEIQENSSVNLYFKGNQHSDFMHLYGEATVLRDETIIKELWNPVLKTWFTEGENDPRITIIKFTTKEGYYWDTKHGNFIAGIKMLIGAATGQTLDDSIEGSLQNQPVHNTHISHG, encoded by the coding sequence ATGAACAGCATTAATAAAAACCAGCCGGAAAAAAATCATGAAGATTTAAAAAATAAAGATTCTATAGATAAAATCATTGAGTTGGCTTCTGATCAAACCTGCTTTCTTTGTACTACACAGGGTGCAAAAGGAAATGCCAGACCTATGGCTGTTCAAAAAGTAGATAAACAGGGAAATATCTGGTTTCTGAGTGCAAGTGACAGCAATCAGAATAAAGAAATTCAGGAAAACAGTTCTGTGAACTTATATTTTAAAGGAAACCAGCATTCTGATTTCATGCACCTATATGGTGAAGCAACTGTTTTAAGAGATGAAACAATAATTAAGGAATTATGGAATCCGGTATTAAAAACATGGTTTACAGAAGGAGAAAATGATCCTAGAATTACAATTATAAAATTCACTACTAAAGAAGGCTATTACTGGGATACAAAACACGGAAACTTTATTGCCGGAATTAAAATGCTTATTGGCGCTGCAACCGGACAAACATTAGATGATTCTATTGAAGGTTCATTACAAAACCAACCTGTGCATAACACGCATATTTCACACGGATAA
- a CDS encoding c-type cytochrome, which produces MKIRILFHACTLFYSILFTLNVYTAHAQRDSAFFETGEKHFRTLCSSCHSAHQEIYGPMLGSISKKRKESWLIPFIRNSQEVIRSGDAYAKALFEKFDHQIMPPFEQLSDQDIKAILYYLEIESLQPQEYLNDAAIPPTSDSSVIRGKQEFLDHCSMCHFVHKESTFAPALGSVTKRHSREWLISFIQNSEKKINQGDAYAVHLFNQFDQHVMTNMDFLPIEEINAILDYIEFASTVDVAYKGKLNNVEYKKQAAAQIKKVSSHYTIQTLIVFTLVLLSVVFILLLLTFYIQVHVYLTNTKK; this is translated from the coding sequence ATGAAGATCAGAATCCTTTTTCATGCATGTACCCTATTCTATTCAATCCTTTTTACGTTGAACGTTTATACTGCGCATGCACAAAGGGATTCTGCTTTTTTTGAAACAGGGGAAAAACATTTCCGAACGCTCTGCAGTTCCTGTCACAGTGCGCATCAGGAAATTTACGGTCCCATGCTGGGAAGTATTTCAAAGAAAAGAAAAGAAAGCTGGTTGATTCCGTTCATACGGAATTCACAGGAAGTGATCCGTTCCGGTGATGCATATGCGAAAGCCTTATTTGAAAAATTCGATCATCAGATCATGCCTCCTTTTGAACAGCTGTCAGATCAGGATATAAAAGCTATTTTATATTATCTTGAAATTGAATCGCTGCAACCACAGGAATATTTAAACGATGCTGCTATCCCTCCTACCAGCGATAGCAGTGTAATCCGGGGGAAACAGGAATTTCTGGATCATTGTTCCATGTGCCATTTCGTTCACAAAGAAAGTACATTTGCGCCAGCGCTTGGAAGTGTAACAAAAAGGCATTCGCGTGAATGGCTGATATCTTTTATACAAAATTCAGAAAAAAAAATAAATCAGGGAGATGCTTACGCTGTACATCTGTTCAACCAGTTTGACCAGCATGTTATGACAAACATGGATTTTTTACCTATAGAAGAAATCAACGCTATTTTAGATTACATCGAATTTGCATCCACGGTAGATGTAGCTTATAAAGGGAAACTAAATAACGTTGAATACAAAAAACAGGCAGCGGCTCAAATCAAAAAAGTATCTTCCCATTACACGATACAAACTTTGATTGTATTTACACTGGTGTTGCTGTCAGTTGTATTCATCTTGCTTTTACTAACCTTTTACATACAGGTACACGTATATTTAACAAATACGAAGAAATAA
- a CDS encoding AI-2E family transporter, which translates to MEHVQISRLLQNLLITVILVTTMIFASTWLIPVSWAFLFACLLYPVCMFIERKGLNRTLTSMLVTLLFCVIMFFIMYFLIMQALLIIQTNDNVLHKIKEGIESVILHIQSKTGLEFYHPHSLKESLSTIFQNGMSVISTQLSSVGTNVLTIALTPVFLFFILNLRGLVKAFYIKNYKGNDLESIQTFITKSLTSMKNYLWGTMILTAVTAVMTYIILMLFGVKSAIFFSVFLAILNIIPYLGNLIAYIAILSFVWVTKESVSILIYITICLYFSNMIQENILRPKLVGDKMEINAFLVLSAVMLGAIIWGVSGMVLFVPFLGIAKALVESNPEWNKYALLFASADHTKKIPFAKLKEKIGAKKSNGSTPDV; encoded by the coding sequence ATGGAACATGTACAAATTTCCCGGTTGCTTCAGAATTTACTGATTACTGTTATTCTGGTTACTACAATGATATTTGCCAGTACCTGGTTAATACCGGTATCATGGGCATTTTTATTTGCCTGCCTGTTATATCCCGTTTGCATGTTCATTGAACGCAAAGGCCTGAACCGCACACTCACTTCTATGCTTGTAACATTGCTTTTTTGTGTGATCATGTTTTTTATCATGTACTTTCTGATCATGCAGGCATTGCTCATCATACAAACGAATGATAATGTGTTGCATAAAATTAAAGAAGGAATTGAATCCGTTATTTTACACATTCAATCTAAAACAGGATTAGAATTTTATCACCCGCATAGTTTAAAAGAAAGCCTTAGTACTATTTTCCAAAATGGCATGAGCGTTATCTCTACACAATTGAGCAGCGTTGGAACCAACGTTCTTACGATTGCGCTTACGCCGGTGTTTTTATTTTTCATTTTAAATTTAAGAGGACTTGTTAAAGCGTTCTATATAAAAAATTATAAAGGCAATGATCTTGAATCGATCCAGACGTTTATTACAAAGTCATTGACGTCCATGAAAAATTATTTATGGGGAACAATGATCCTCACGGCTGTAACAGCAGTCATGACTTACATCATCCTGATGTTATTCGGTGTAAAATCGGCCATCTTCTTCAGTGTTTTTCTCGCCATTTTAAATATCATTCCCTATCTGGGGAATTTAATTGCTTATATTGCCATTTTATCTTTCGTTTGGGTAACAAAAGAGTCTGTTTCAATTCTTATTTATATTACCATCTGTTTATATTTTTCAAACATGATTCAGGAAAATATTTTACGTCCAAAACTTGTTGGTGATAAAATGGAGATCAATGCATTTCTTGTACTGTCTGCGGTGATGTTAGGCGCAATCATCTGGGGAGTATCGGGTATGGTATTATTTGTACCGTTTTTAGGCATTGCAAAAGCATTGGTGGAAAGCAATCCGGAATGGAATAAATACGCGCTCCTTTTTGCTTCCGCAGATCATACAAAAAAAATTCCTTTTGCAAAATTGAAAGAAAAAATCGGCGCAAAGAAATCAAACGGTTCCACACCAGATGTATAA
- a CDS encoding ATPase, giving the protein MENQDYTVRLTVQASPQEVFKQINRVTAWWTKNLQGDSEKLNDVFTVNFPGMHVSTQKLIECIPDKKVTWMVTDSHLTFIQRKTEWTDTTIQFDISRNVKHTEVLFTHKGLNPAIECYGDCAKGWDYFIKGSLFKLLTEGTGTPE; this is encoded by the coding sequence ATGGAAAATCAGGATTACACCGTACGCCTTACCGTTCAGGCTTCGCCCCAAGAGGTATTTAAACAGATTAACCGGGTTACTGCCTGGTGGACAAAAAATCTGCAAGGTGATTCAGAAAAGCTTAACGATGTATTTACCGTAAATTTTCCCGGGATGCATGTGTCTACACAAAAGCTTATTGAATGTATTCCGGATAAAAAAGTGACATGGATGGTTACGGATAGCCACCTTACGTTTATTCAACGTAAAACTGAATGGACAGATACAACCATTCAGTTTGACATTAGTAGAAATGTAAAACACACTGAAGTGCTTTTTACACACAAAGGTTTAAACCCGGCGATAGAATGTTATGGCGACTGTGCAAAGGGCTGGGACTATTTTATAAAAGGGAGCCTGTTTAAATTATTGACAGAAGGAACGGGGACACCCGAATAG
- a CDS encoding SRPBCC family protein has translation MEASDLTFTVSVDQTTKHVFDAICNVRGWWSEEIEGNTDKRNETFIYQYEDVHYAKIKVQELIPNEKVVWLVTYNYFKFTKDKSEWTGTTIRFDISAKGDKTEIRFTHYGLNPEFECYDICSNAWGQYIGQSLPDLIKSGKGNPNGKNKPTTADEERFSAKN, from the coding sequence GTGGAAGCATCCGATTTAACATTTACTGTCTCTGTAGACCAGACTACCAAACACGTATTCGATGCCATTTGTAATGTACGTGGCTGGTGGTCCGAAGAAATTGAAGGCAATACTGATAAGCGCAATGAAACATTTATCTATCAGTACGAAGATGTGCATTATGCAAAGATTAAGGTGCAGGAACTTATTCCGAATGAAAAGGTTGTTTGGTTGGTAACATACAACTATTTTAAATTTACCAAAGACAAAAGCGAATGGACAGGTACAACAATCCGTTTTGATATTTCTGCAAAAGGTGATAAAACAGAAATCCGTTTTACACATTACGGCCTTAATCCGGAATTTGAATGTTACGATATCTGTTCTAATGCCTGGGGACAATACATCGGTCAAAGCCTGCCAGACCTTATAAAAAGCGGTAAGGGAAACCCGAATGGTAAAAACAAACCAACCACTGCCGACGAAGAACGATTTTCGGCAAAGAACTAA
- a CDS encoding GlxA family transcriptional regulator, whose product MKQVVLVVPKGNINMSSITGSFEILSRANAYWKKMGNNAVFEICIAGYEPELTLGSGFFSLHPVAIASIKKADLIVIPSLSYDYEQVLKDNSILIDWIREQYKNGAEVASICTGAFLLAATGLLDGKSCSTHWNAANDFRKMFPDTDLQVDKLIVAEKGIYTNGGAYSFLNLILFLVEKYFNRETAIYCSKVFQIEIDRTSQSPFTIFQTQKNHGDAIISRAQTYIEEHVGEKISFEELASLLAVSRRNFDRRFIKATNNTPVEYLQRVKIEVAKNSLEKGRATVSEVMYEVGYADDKAFREVFKKITGISPQQYRAKYTRDLL is encoded by the coding sequence ATGAAGCAAGTAGTACTAGTTGTTCCTAAAGGGAATATAAATATGAGCAGCATTACAGGCTCGTTTGAAATTCTGTCGCGCGCTAATGCGTATTGGAAAAAGATGGGAAACAACGCGGTGTTTGAGATTTGTATTGCAGGGTATGAACCGGAACTCACGTTAGGCAGTGGTTTCTTTTCACTTCATCCGGTGGCTATAGCTTCTATAAAAAAAGCAGACCTGATCGTGATTCCTTCTCTATCCTACGATTATGAACAGGTACTTAAAGATAACAGCATACTGATTGACTGGATAAGAGAACAGTATAAAAATGGTGCAGAAGTTGCCAGTATCTGTACTGGTGCATTTTTACTGGCTGCAACAGGATTACTTGACGGTAAATCCTGTTCAACACATTGGAATGCTGCAAACGATTTCAGAAAGATGTTTCCGGATACCGATCTTCAGGTTGACAAACTGATTGTTGCTGAAAAAGGAATTTATACAAATGGCGGCGCTTATTCGTTTCTAAACCTGATTCTCTTTTTAGTTGAAAAATATTTCAATCGGGAAACAGCTATATATTGTTCAAAGGTTTTTCAAATTGAAATTGACCGTACTTCACAATCACCTTTCACTATTTTCCAGACACAGAAAAATCACGGCGATGCCATCATCAGCAGGGCACAAACGTATATAGAGGAACATGTAGGTGAAAAAATTTCGTTTGAAGAACTAGCTTCTCTGCTTGCCGTAAGCAGACGTAATTTCGACAGACGTTTTATTAAAGCAACCAACAATACACCGGTAGAATATTTGCAGCGTGTAAAAATAGAAGTGGCCAAAAATAGTCTGGAAAAGGGCCGCGCAACTGTTTCTGAAGTTATGTATGAAGTTGGTTATGCGGACGACAAAGCATTCAGAGAAGTATTTAAAAAGATCACCGGTATTTCTCCGCAGCAATATCGTGCAAAATATACCCGCGACCTTTTGTAA
- a CDS encoding class I SAM-dependent methyltransferase: MSDSWTERWNDRYSNEIFAYGEKPNNYLKAQLENLQPGTILFAAEGEGRNAVFAACLGWDVQAFDISSEGKKKAFQLAEKNQVTIAYQVGQLETLGYTAGQFDALALIYAHFPATVKSAYHRILSSYVRSGGYIIFEAFSKKHLDYLAKNEQVGGPKEFDMLFSIEEIKADFPDYEILELEEKEIELNEGQFHNGTGSVIRFTGRKK; the protein is encoded by the coding sequence ATGAGTGACTCCTGGACGGAACGGTGGAACGATCGATACAGCAACGAAATATTTGCGTACGGGGAAAAACCGAATAATTATCTGAAAGCACAGCTTGAAAATCTGCAACCCGGAACAATACTGTTTGCCGCAGAAGGAGAAGGACGAAATGCTGTTTTTGCAGCCTGCCTGGGGTGGGATGTTCAGGCATTTGATATCAGCAGCGAAGGGAAAAAGAAAGCATTTCAACTGGCAGAAAAAAATCAAGTGACGATTGCTTATCAGGTTGGACAACTTGAAACACTTGGTTACACGGCCGGACAATTTGATGCATTGGCGCTGATCTACGCGCATTTTCCTGCAACAGTTAAATCAGCTTATCACAGAATACTCAGCAGTTATGTACGCTCAGGCGGATACATTATTTTTGAAGCTTTCAGCAAAAAACATCTGGACTACCTGGCGAAGAATGAACAGGTAGGCGGTCCGAAAGAATTTGATATGTTATTTTCTATAGAAGAGATCAAAGCAGACTTTCCGGATTATGAAATTCTGGAACTGGAAGAAAAAGAAATTGAGTTGAACGAAGGTCAGTTCCATAACGGCACGGGTTCTGTGATCCGGTTCACCGGACGGAAAAAATAA